The Flavobacterium jumunjinense genome includes a region encoding these proteins:
- a CDS encoding nucleotide sugar dehydrogenase yields MSVKIAVIGLGYVGLPLARLFATKFSVVGFDINQSRIEELNNGIDSTLEVEDSVLRKVLLEYNSNEIGLFCSSNLDAIQDCNYYIVTVPTPVDKHNRPDLTPLYKASETVAKVLKKGDIVVYESTVYPGVTEEECVPVLENVSGLKFNVDFFAGYSPERINPGDKEHTVDKILKITSGSTPEVGKKVDDLYNAVITAGTHLAPSIKVAEAAKVIENSQRDINIAFVNELAKIFNLLEIDTQAVLEAAGTKWNFLPFKPGLVGGHCIGVDPYYLAQKAQEKGYHPEIILAGRRLNDSMGEYVASQIVKLMIKKGIAVNEAEVLMMGITFKENCPDVRNTKIVDVVSSLEDYGIKVTIFDPWANSNEVKHEYGLVSITQIPEKKFDAVVLGVAHNEFKEMDLNTLRKEKCVLYDVKGVLGKDVDGKL; encoded by the coding sequence ATGAGTGTGAAAATTGCAGTAATAGGATTAGGATACGTAGGATTGCCTTTAGCGAGATTATTCGCTACTAAGTTTTCAGTTGTAGGTTTTGATATAAATCAATCTAGAATTGAGGAATTGAATAATGGGATAGATTCAACATTAGAAGTTGAAGATTCTGTATTAAGAAAAGTTTTATTAGAGTATAATTCAAATGAGATTGGTTTGTTTTGTTCAAGTAATTTGGACGCAATACAAGACTGCAATTATTATATTGTAACTGTTCCTACGCCAGTAGATAAACATAATAGACCAGATTTGACTCCGTTATATAAAGCAAGCGAAACTGTAGCGAAGGTTCTTAAAAAAGGAGATATAGTGGTTTATGAATCTACAGTTTACCCAGGTGTTACTGAAGAAGAGTGTGTGCCTGTTTTAGAAAATGTTTCTGGTTTAAAATTTAACGTAGATTTTTTTGCTGGATATTCTCCAGAAAGAATTAATCCAGGAGATAAAGAGCATACCGTTGATAAAATTTTGAAAATAACATCAGGTTCAACTCCAGAAGTTGGAAAAAAAGTAGATGATTTATATAATGCAGTAATTACAGCAGGGACGCATTTAGCCCCATCAATAAAAGTAGCAGAAGCTGCTAAAGTAATAGAGAATTCTCAAAGAGATATTAATATTGCGTTTGTAAATGAGTTGGCTAAGATTTTTAATTTATTAGAGATTGATACTCAGGCTGTTTTAGAGGCTGCTGGTACAAAATGGAATTTTCTTCCATTTAAACCAGGGTTGGTAGGCGGACATTGTATTGGCGTTGATCCTTACTATTTAGCTCAGAAAGCACAAGAAAAAGGCTATCATCCAGAAATTATTTTAGCTGGAAGAAGGCTTAATGATAGTATGGGAGAATATGTGGCTTCACAAATTGTAAAGTTAATGATTAAAAAGGGTATTGCTGTAAATGAAGCTGAAGTTTTAATGATGGGAATAACTTTCAAAGAAAATTGCCCTGATGTTAGAAATACTAAAATTGTTGACGTAGTTTCTTCACTTGAAGATTACGGAATTAAAGTTACAATTTTTGATCCTTGGGCAAATAGTAACGAAGTGAAACACGAATATGGATTAGTTTCTATTACTCAAATACCAGAAAAAAAATTCGATGCTGTTGTTCTGGGAGTTGCGCATAATGAATTTAAAGAAATGGATTTAAATACACTAAGAAAAGAAAAATGTGTATTGTATGATGTTAAAGGAGTTTTGGGTAAAGACGTAGATGGTAAATTGTAA
- a CDS encoding SDR family oxidoreductase: MLKDKKILITGGAGFIGSNLCEYFLKNNEVICLDNFSTGHRHNVELFLSNKNFTLIQGDIRDLDTCKKAVENVDFVLHQAALGSVPRSINDPITSNDVNVTGFLNMLVAARDANVKRFVYAASSSTYGDSENLPKIEDVIGKPLSPYAITKYVNELYADVFSKTYEIETIGLRYFNVFGRNQDPNGAYAAVIPKFVKQFIDLESPVINGDGNFSRDFTYIDNVIQMNELALSTTDKEAINTVYNTACGDRTTLNDLVKHLKELLSEFNSEISKIEVKYGVNRDGDIPHSLASIEKAKKILGYNPKYTLKMGLKESVQWYWDNLK; this comes from the coding sequence ATGTTAAAGGATAAAAAAATACTGATCACTGGTGGAGCTGGTTTTATTGGGTCAAACCTATGTGAATATTTTTTAAAGAATAATGAAGTAATCTGTTTAGATAACTTTTCTACAGGGCATAGACATAATGTTGAATTGTTTTTGTCAAATAAAAACTTCACATTAATTCAGGGAGATATAAGAGATCTTGATACATGTAAAAAAGCTGTTGAAAATGTAGACTTCGTGTTGCATCAAGCAGCACTTGGAAGTGTTCCTAGGTCGATTAATGATCCAATAACTTCGAATGATGTTAATGTTACTGGTTTTTTAAATATGTTGGTAGCTGCAAGAGATGCAAATGTGAAAAGGTTTGTTTATGCAGCGAGTTCTTCTACTTATGGAGATTCTGAAAACTTGCCAAAAATTGAAGACGTTATTGGAAAACCGTTATCACCATATGCAATAACAAAATATGTAAATGAATTATATGCGGATGTGTTTAGTAAAACATATGAAATAGAAACAATCGGATTGCGCTATTTTAATGTTTTTGGAAGAAACCAAGATCCGAATGGTGCTTATGCAGCAGTAATTCCTAAGTTCGTAAAACAATTTATAGACTTAGAAAGTCCAGTTATTAATGGGGATGGTAATTTTTCAAGAGATTTCACCTATATTGATAATGTTATTCAAATGAATGAATTAGCGTTATCGACAACGGATAAAGAAGCGATAAATACGGTGTATAATACTGCATGTGGAGACAGAACAACATTAAATGATTTAGTAAAACATTTGAAAGAGTTGTTATCCGAATTTAATTCTGAAATAAGTAAGATAGAGGTAAAGTATGGAGTTAATAGAGATGGAGATATTCCTCATTCATTAGCGTCTATTGAAAAAGCAAAAAAAATATTAGGATATAATCCTAAATATACATTAAAGATGGGTTTGAAAGAATCTGTACAATGGTATTGGGATAATTTAAAATAA
- a CDS encoding UDP-glucose 6-dehydrogenase, with amino-acid sequence MIKNICCIGAGYVGGPTMAVIAQKCPHIKVTVVDLNQDRIDAWNDESLENLPIYEPGLDEVVKEARGRNLFFSTEVDKAIDEAEMIFISVNTPTKTYGVGKGMAADLKYIELCARQIARVAKTDKIVVEKSTLPVRTAQAIKDILDHTGNGVNFQILSNPEFLAEGTAMEDLFAPDRVLIGGDITPEGEKAIKQLFDIYSNWVPKDKILTTNVWSSELSKLTANAFLAQRVSSINAMSELCEKTGADVNEVARAIGMDSRIGSKFLKASVGFGGSCFQKDILNLVYIAQSYGLKEVADYWEQVIIMNDHQKRRFAKNIISTLYNTVSGKKIAFLGWAFKKDTNDTRESAAIYVADDLISERALVSVFDPKVEKKQIFFDLNYLESRTNEENELYMKVENSPYDAIKDSHAIAVLTEWDEFKNYDWKKIYDSMLKPAFVFDGRNLLNKKELEEIGFVYQTIGS; translated from the coding sequence ATGATTAAGAATATTTGTTGTATTGGAGCAGGATATGTTGGAGGGCCTACAATGGCTGTTATTGCGCAAAAATGTCCACATATAAAGGTAACAGTTGTTGATTTAAATCAAGACAGGATTGATGCTTGGAATGATGAAAGTTTAGAAAATTTACCAATTTATGAGCCTGGTTTAGATGAGGTAGTTAAAGAAGCAAGAGGTAGAAATTTGTTTTTTTCTACTGAAGTTGATAAAGCAATAGATGAAGCAGAAATGATATTTATTTCCGTTAATACACCAACAAAAACATATGGTGTTGGAAAAGGAATGGCTGCGGATTTAAAATATATAGAATTATGTGCGCGTCAAATAGCAAGGGTTGCTAAAACAGATAAAATTGTTGTTGAGAAATCAACATTACCTGTTAGAACAGCTCAAGCTATAAAAGATATTTTAGATCATACTGGTAATGGAGTGAATTTTCAAATTTTATCAAATCCTGAGTTTTTAGCAGAAGGTACAGCAATGGAAGATTTGTTTGCGCCAGATAGAGTTTTGATTGGTGGCGATATTACTCCCGAAGGTGAAAAAGCAATTAAGCAGTTGTTTGATATTTATTCGAACTGGGTTCCCAAAGATAAAATATTAACCACGAACGTATGGTCTTCAGAGCTGTCTAAATTAACTGCAAATGCCTTTCTTGCGCAAAGAGTCTCTTCAATAAATGCGATGAGTGAACTATGTGAAAAGACGGGGGCCGATGTTAATGAAGTAGCAAGAGCTATTGGGATGGATAGTAGAATTGGCTCTAAGTTTTTAAAAGCTTCAGTTGGTTTTGGAGGTTCTTGTTTTCAAAAAGATATTTTAAATTTAGTATATATTGCTCAGTCATATGGTTTGAAAGAAGTAGCAGATTATTGGGAGCAAGTCATTATAATGAATGATCATCAGAAAAGAAGGTTTGCTAAAAACATTATAAGTACATTGTATAATACAGTTTCTGGGAAGAAAATTGCATTTTTAGGATGGGCTTTTAAAAAAGATACTAATGACACAAGGGAATCAGCGGCAATATATGTTGCGGACGATTTAATAAGTGAAAGAGCATTGGTTTCGGTTTTTGATCCTAAAGTTGAGAAAAAACAAATCTTTTTCGATTTAAATTATCTTGAATCAAGAACAAATGAAGAAAATGAATTGTATATGAAGGTCGAAAATAGCCCATATGACGCAATTAAAGATTCTCATGCAATTGCTGTTTTAACGGAGTGGGATGAATTTAAAAATTACGATTGGAAGAAAATTTACGATTCAATGCTGAAGCCAGCATTTGTTTTTGATGGTAGAAATTTATTGAATAAGAAAGAGTTAGAAGAAATTGGATTTGTATATCAAACTATAGGATCATAA